The following coding sequences lie in one Kamptonema formosum PCC 6407 genomic window:
- a CDS encoding ATP-binding protein, producing the protein MTFTLLTLEIKFEQDVVMTRQRAGQIASLLGFQAQDKTRIATAVSEIGRNAFQYAGGGKVKFWVEISSPQTLIISIEDRGQGIANLNTILNGQYISTTGMGLGIIGSKRLMDRFQISSSVGEGTIVVMEKNLPRLPSILTAKDLGQLGSKLAMQAPQSSFEEIQQQNQELLLALEDIRQREEQLIQLNCELEDTNRGVVALYAELDEKADSLQKANEVKTRFLSNMSHEFRTPLNSIISLSRILLDRMDGELTLEQEKQVTFIRKSAECLSDLVNDLLDLAKAEAGKIVVHPNEFEISDLFGALRGMLRPLLAYNSSVSLVFEEVVGCHKLYTDEGKVSQILRNFISNSLKYTEVGEIRVSAAIAGNTVVFSVADTGIGIAVGDRELIFEEYTQLNSPLQTQFKGTGLGLPLAKKLAELLGGSVFLTSELGKGSTFFATIPVVYNSIKEDVQRENFSCNLDAALYPILVVEDNVETLFTYEKYFQGSCYQMIIAGSLCQAREALQVFRPVAILLDILLDKQSTWTLIAEMKGNEATQNIPLIVITVIDNERKARALGADAFFIKPAERLPLLHKINALVKGDLPQKVLIIDNDQVARYLLKEYLADPNFTIIEAESGQEGLALAQTETIDAIFLDLEMPGMNGFEVLKQLKSNPDTKNISVIVNSSKLLDPQESMYIAQNAIAILSKESQHHEVASGKLREALIKAGLIPIARD; encoded by the coding sequence ATGACTTTCACTCTCCTAACTCTAGAAATCAAATTTGAACAAGATGTCGTCATGACTCGCCAGCGGGCGGGGCAAATTGCAAGTTTATTAGGTTTTCAGGCTCAGGATAAAACTCGCATTGCCACTGCTGTATCTGAAATTGGTCGCAATGCTTTTCAATATGCCGGAGGCGGAAAAGTTAAATTTTGGGTGGAAATATCTTCGCCTCAAACATTGATAATTTCCATTGAGGATCGAGGTCAAGGTATTGCTAATCTTAATACTATTCTCAATGGACAATATATATCTACAACTGGCATGGGTCTAGGTATTATTGGCAGCAAGCGGTTAATGGATCGATTTCAGATTTCCTCTTCGGTAGGTGAGGGAACTATCGTCGTGATGGAAAAAAACTTGCCGAGGTTGCCTTCTATTTTAACAGCAAAAGACTTAGGGCAGTTGGGCAGTAAATTGGCGATGCAAGCGCCTCAAAGTTCCTTTGAAGAAATTCAGCAGCAGAACCAAGAATTACTATTAGCTCTAGAAGATATCCGTCAGCGTGAAGAGCAGCTAATTCAGCTCAATTGCGAATTAGAAGATACTAATAGGGGAGTAGTAGCTCTCTATGCCGAATTAGATGAAAAAGCCGATTCCTTACAGAAGGCAAATGAAGTTAAAACCCGATTTTTATCAAATATGAGCCACGAGTTTCGCACGCCGCTAAACTCAATTATATCTCTCTCGCGGATACTGTTAGACAGGATGGATGGTGAATTGACATTAGAACAAGAAAAGCAAGTGACTTTCATCCGTAAATCTGCTGAATGTCTTTCGGATTTAGTTAATGACTTATTAGACTTGGCAAAGGCAGAAGCAGGCAAAATTGTAGTGCATCCCAATGAGTTTGAAATTAGCGACCTTTTTGGAGCTTTGAGGGGTATGCTACGGCCTTTACTGGCCTATAATTCGTCAGTTTCTCTAGTTTTTGAAGAAGTTGTCGGTTGCCATAAACTTTACACTGACGAAGGCAAGGTTAGCCAAATTCTCAGAAATTTTATCTCCAATTCGTTGAAGTATACAGAAGTTGGAGAAATTAGGGTTTCAGCGGCAATTGCTGGTAACACTGTTGTCTTTTCCGTAGCGGATACTGGTATCGGTATTGCCGTAGGCGATCGAGAGCTGATATTTGAAGAATATACCCAACTTAATTCTCCCCTACAAACACAATTTAAAGGAACAGGTTTGGGACTCCCGCTAGCCAAAAAATTAGCTGAATTGCTGGGAGGAAGTGTCTTTCTTACCAGCGAATTAGGGAAAGGTTCAACATTTTTTGCTACAATTCCTGTCGTTTATAACAGTATCAAAGAGGATGTGCAAAGGGAGAATTTCTCTTGCAATTTGGATGCAGCTCTCTATCCTATATTAGTAGTAGAAGATAATGTAGAAACTTTATTTACTTATGAGAAATATTTTCAGGGTTCTTGCTATCAAATGATAATAGCTGGATCGCTTTGTCAAGCAAGAGAGGCCCTTCAAGTTTTTAGACCTGTAGCTATACTATTGGACATTTTACTAGATAAACAGAGTACGTGGACTTTGATTGCTGAAATGAAAGGAAACGAAGCAACGCAGAATATTCCTCTGATTGTAATCACTGTCATTGACAACGAGAGGAAAGCTCGCGCATTGGGTGCAGATGCGTTTTTTATCAAACCTGCGGAGCGACTTCCGCTGCTCCACAAAATTAATGCTCTAGTCAAGGGGGATTTGCCGCAAAAAGTTTTGATTATAGACAACGACCAAGTAGCTAGATACTTGCTCAAGGAATACTTAGCCGATCCTAATTTTACTATAATTGAAGCTGAGTCTGGGCAGGAAGGTTTAGCGTTAGCTCAGACGGAAACTATTGATGCAATTTTTTTAGATTTGGAGATGCCAGGAATGAATGGTTTTGAAGTATTGAAACAACTTAAAAGCAATCCTGATACTAAGAATATCTCTGTAATTGTTAATAGCTCAAAGTTGCTCGACCCACAAGAGTCAATGTATATAGCACAAAACGCGATCGCAATTCTATCTAAAGAGAGTCAACATCACGAGGTGGCAAGCGGTAAACTCCGGGAAGCTCTGATAAAAGCAGGGCTTATACCTATAGCTAGGGACTAG
- a CDS encoding ATP-binding SpoIIE family protein phosphatase, whose product MPEPVALPILESSQAGEARRIAVAFANQLGFNETDRGKVSIVVSELTKNLVRYARNGQLLLQAKVLNSIALIEILALDSGPGMSSISECLRDGFSTGGTLGNGLGACQRLSNFFDIYSVTNGGTAILSHIWATSYDSPPPEDRLKIGGVCLPVRGEDVSGDAWAVEQQEDRSLLLVADGLGHGPQAAIASNEAVRIFRENTHKSPKEIIEAAHGALRSTRGAVIAIAEIDFRSASVRFAGIGNISAAVISPDANYSMVSHNGTVGHEVRKIQEFVYQWPKGGLLVMHSDGLGTQWHLERYAGLVSKHPCLIAGVLYRDFTRGRDDVTVLAAK is encoded by the coding sequence ATGCCAGAACCAGTCGCCTTACCCATTCTAGAGTCCAGTCAAGCTGGCGAAGCGCGGCGGATAGCTGTAGCCTTTGCTAATCAACTTGGCTTCAACGAAACAGATCGTGGAAAGGTTAGCATCGTAGTCAGCGAGTTGACAAAAAACCTCGTCCGCTACGCCCGTAACGGTCAACTATTGCTACAAGCAAAAGTCTTAAACTCAATCGCGCTTATAGAAATCTTAGCCTTAGACTCTGGGCCGGGAATGAGCAGTATTAGCGAGTGCTTGCGCGACGGCTTTTCTACAGGCGGGACTCTGGGAAACGGTTTGGGGGCTTGCCAGCGGCTATCTAACTTTTTTGACATTTATTCTGTTACCAACGGCGGCACAGCCATATTAAGCCACATCTGGGCAACATCTTACGATTCACCCCCACCAGAAGATCGCCTAAAAATTGGCGGAGTTTGCTTACCTGTCAGAGGCGAGGATGTTTCAGGGGATGCTTGGGCCGTAGAACAGCAGGAAGATCGTAGTTTGCTGCTAGTGGCCGACGGGTTGGGTCACGGCCCGCAAGCTGCGATCGCATCTAATGAAGCTGTGAGGATATTTCGAGAGAATACTCATAAAAGCCCAAAAGAGATTATAGAGGCGGCTCATGGGGCTTTGCGAAGTACGCGGGGTGCAGTAATCGCGATCGCAGAAATTGACTTTCGTAGCGCATCGGTTCGCTTTGCAGGAATCGGAAATATTTCTGCCGCAGTCATTTCTCCCGATGCAAACTACAGCATGGTTTCCCACAATGGTACTGTCGGACATGAGGTTCGCAAAATTCAGGAATTTGTCTATCAGTGGCCCAAAGGAGGTCTTTTAGTCATGCACTCCGATGGGTTGGGTACGCAGTGGCATCTAGAGCGTTATGCTGGTTTAGTATCAAAACATCCCTGTTTAATTGCTGGAGTTTTGTACCGAGATTTCACTAGAGGTCGCGATGATGTGACAGTGCTTGCCGCTAAATAA
- a CDS encoding anti-sigma regulatory factor, whose product MSIKTAADVVLVRQAVRKLAVEQGLSLVDQTKIVTAASELARNTLDYGGGGQLQLETLQEGNRRGVRLTFEDKGPGIPDIDLALKDGFTTGGGLGMGLSGSKRLVNEFNIVSRVGEGTTITIAKWK is encoded by the coding sequence ATGAGCATCAAAACCGCCGCAGACGTTGTGCTAGTAAGGCAAGCCGTCCGCAAGTTAGCCGTGGAACAAGGTTTGAGCCTCGTAGACCAAACCAAAATCGTGACGGCGGCCAGCGAACTCGCCCGTAATACCTTAGACTACGGCGGCGGCGGGCAACTACAACTGGAAACCCTACAAGAGGGAAACCGCCGGGGTGTGCGGCTCACCTTTGAAGACAAAGGCCCCGGCATTCCCGACATCGACCTTGCCTTAAAAGACGGCTTCACCACCGGAGGCGGGCTTGGCATGGGTCTTTCTGGTTCCAAGCGGCTCGTGAACGAATTTAACATCGTTTCTCGCGTCGGTGAGGGCACAACTATTACGATCGCTAAGTGGAAGTAG
- a CDS encoding STAS domain-containing protein: protein MDEKIPILKMGQFLLVTIQVDMHDRLAMTLQDDLTNRINQTNARGVLIDISALDMVDSFIGRILGNIAKMSQILDAETVVVGMQPAVAITLVELGLSLKGIRTALNVERGMALLRRSLATPEEMPDDRAEV from the coding sequence ATGGACGAAAAAATTCCCATACTTAAAATGGGTCAATTTCTCTTAGTTACGATCCAAGTCGATATGCACGATCGCCTAGCCATGACATTACAAGACGACCTCACAAATCGCATCAACCAGACAAATGCTCGCGGCGTATTAATAGATATTTCCGCCTTAGATATGGTTGACTCCTTCATCGGGCGAATATTAGGAAACATTGCCAAAATGTCGCAGATACTTGATGCCGAAACAGTCGTAGTTGGAATGCAGCCAGCAGTAGCCATTACTCTAGTAGAATTAGGGCTTTCCCTCAAAGGCATCCGCACAGCCTTAAACGTAGAGAGGGGAATGGCTCTATTGCGGCGATCGCTAGCAACTCCAGAGGAGATGCCAGATGACCGTGCAGAGGTCTGA
- a CDS encoding STAS domain-containing protein, producing the protein MSLNGQSKISEILKKYRSELLTAWLSEQMTASSRQDSLKEIEVREECREFLDLLVAALDRGNLTDINTSEWRPVREMLSSISRDRSHKGFTPSETATFILSLKHPLFTQLHSELANDSQNLIQEIWSVSTLLDKLGLLTTEIYQKAREEVIYRQQEELMELSTPVVKLWDGILALPIIGTLDSNRTQGVMESLLQKIVETGAEVTIIDITGVPTVDTLTAQHLLKTVTAARLMGADCIISGIRPQIAQTIVYLGVDLADVITKATLADAFALALKRIGASITRNQPRT; encoded by the coding sequence ATGAGCTTGAACGGCCAAAGCAAAATTTCCGAAATTCTCAAAAAATACCGCTCGGAACTGTTGACAGCATGGCTCTCAGAGCAGATGACTGCTAGCAGTCGCCAAGACTCGCTCAAAGAAATAGAAGTACGGGAAGAGTGCAGAGAATTTCTAGACCTCCTAGTAGCAGCACTCGATCGCGGTAACTTAACTGACATCAACACCTCAGAATGGCGGCCAGTGCGAGAAATGCTTTCCAGCATATCGCGCGATCGCTCTCACAAAGGCTTCACACCCTCAGAAACCGCAACCTTTATTTTATCCTTAAAACACCCCTTATTCACCCAGCTACACTCCGAACTCGCAAACGATAGCCAAAACCTCATCCAAGAGATTTGGTCAGTCAGTACCCTCCTAGATAAACTAGGTTTACTGACCACAGAAATCTACCAAAAAGCCCGCGAAGAAGTCATCTATCGCCAGCAAGAAGAACTCATGGAACTCTCCACCCCAGTTGTAAAACTGTGGGATGGGATATTAGCCTTACCAATCATCGGTACCCTGGACAGCAACCGCACTCAAGGTGTAATGGAGTCCCTCCTACAAAAAATTGTAGAGACAGGCGCAGAAGTTACGATCATTGATATTACCGGAGTCCCAACCGTAGACACCCTAACTGCACAACACCTGCTCAAAACCGTTACTGCCGCCCGCTTAATGGGCGCTGACTGCATCATCAGCGGCATTCGCCCCCAAATCGCCCAAACCATCGTTTACCTCGGCGTGGATCTCGCGGACGTGATCACCAAAGCCACCCTAGCCGACGCTTTTGCTCTAGCATTAAAACGCATTGGAGCCAGCATCACCCGCAACCAGCCGCGCACTTAA
- a CDS encoding M42 family metallopeptidase — protein sequence MQEYDRLFATIEELVMHHSPSGVESEVDDWLIDRFTKMGVKAWLDSAGNAIALIPGRDSQHSIAITAHKDEIGAIVKTVTSNGRVQVRKLGGSFPWVYGEGVVDLLGDNQTISGILSFGSRHVSHESPQKSQQEDVALKWENAWIETKCSAEELAKAGIRPGTRMVVGKHRKHPLRLKDYIASYTLDNKASVAILLDVAASLQAPPVNVYLVASAKEEVGAIGALYFTQRQELDALIALEICPLAPEYPIDDGEKPVLLSQDGYGIYDEGLNGELRQAADRAGVVVQLAAIAGFGSDASIAMKFGHVARAACLAFPTQNTHGFEIAHLGAIANCTRILTAYCQQPWNQ from the coding sequence ATGCAAGAGTACGATCGCTTGTTTGCTACGATTGAAGAGCTAGTGATGCACCACTCTCCTAGTGGTGTTGAGTCGGAAGTTGACGACTGGTTAATCGATAGGTTTACGAAAATGGGAGTAAAGGCTTGGCTTGACAGTGCAGGAAATGCGATCGCACTAATTCCAGGTCGCGATTCTCAACACTCTATCGCAATTACTGCCCATAAAGATGAAATCGGCGCGATCGTCAAAACTGTAACATCAAATGGCCGAGTCCAAGTTCGTAAACTTGGGGGTTCTTTCCCTTGGGTTTATGGCGAAGGCGTTGTCGATTTATTGGGAGATAATCAAACCATTAGTGGTATCCTCAGCTTTGGTTCCCGTCATGTTTCTCACGAATCTCCTCAAAAATCTCAGCAGGAAGATGTGGCATTAAAGTGGGAAAATGCTTGGATTGAAACGAAATGTAGTGCGGAAGAATTAGCTAAGGCAGGCATTCGTCCAGGTACGCGCATGGTAGTAGGAAAGCACCGCAAACACCCGCTACGATTAAAGGATTATATTGCTAGTTATACCCTGGATAATAAAGCTTCTGTGGCAATTTTACTAGATGTAGCTGCATCTTTGCAAGCACCACCCGTTAATGTTTATTTGGTGGCATCGGCGAAGGAGGAAGTCGGCGCGATCGGGGCACTATACTTTACTCAAAGACAGGAATTAGATGCGTTAATTGCTTTGGAAATTTGCCCCTTGGCACCGGAATATCCCATTGATGATGGCGAAAAGCCAGTTTTGTTGTCTCAGGATGGCTACGGGATTTATGATGAAGGCTTAAATGGGGAATTGCGCCAAGCAGCCGATCGCGCGGGTGTGGTGGTACAATTGGCAGCGATCGCTGGGTTTGGTAGCGATGCCTCGATCGCCATGAAGTTTGGTCACGTAGCTAGGGCCGCTTGTTTGGCCTTCCCCACCCAAAACACTCACGGGTTTGAGATTGCTCATTTAGGTGCGATCGCTAACTGTACTCGCATTCTCACAGCCTACTGCCAACAGCCTTGGAACCAATAA
- a CDS encoding S-layer homology domain-containing protein encodes MDTIFTRWLRSSKYLVRIQSHAANASLTIFLLASLTACANSPNSKALEESLAADPRLQESPASLRVPTPPPLATNQSNTSTAKLPPDFPNEIPLYTNAELLEVTKLNNPTEDKVQLRWKSTDPSNYIQNYYQTEFQRQKWEIKLPPTEDEQGTLTATKNNLRVAVSFVPNQKSGAATEFTIEYGKDSQEIAATPEPSNSPAITNSSPSPSASASPNLDNKVISTPKAQEQSEVPQELRQYVAEVVELGVLKLRSQNQSSDITNTLPEPNKTITRREYARWLVAANNKIYANRPAKQIRLAITSTTAAFTDVPKTDPDFPAIQGLAEAGLIPSSLSGDTKNVKFRPNEPLTRAAMMLWKVPLDTRQALPSANIDAVKERWGFQDTSKIDSGAARAVLADFNNGDLANIRRVFGFTTLFQPNKSVSRAEAAASLWYFGVEGDGVSAKDALQEKSN; translated from the coding sequence GTGGATACTATATTTACTCGATGGCTTAGATCCTCGAAATATTTGGTCAGGATTCAAAGTCACGCTGCCAATGCCAGCTTAACCATATTTTTGCTAGCCTCGTTGACGGCTTGTGCCAATAGTCCTAATAGTAAAGCACTTGAGGAGTCTTTGGCCGCCGATCCCCGACTTCAGGAAAGTCCCGCTAGCTTGAGAGTACCCACGCCGCCACCTCTTGCTACTAACCAATCTAATACCTCAACTGCTAAGTTGCCCCCTGATTTTCCCAATGAAATTCCACTTTATACTAATGCTGAGTTGCTCGAAGTTACTAAGCTAAATAATCCCACTGAAGACAAGGTACAACTTCGTTGGAAAAGCACCGATCCCAGCAACTACATTCAGAATTATTATCAGACAGAATTTCAACGTCAAAAATGGGAAATTAAATTACCACCTACGGAAGATGAACAAGGAACATTGACGGCAACTAAGAATAATTTGCGTGTCGCTGTATCGTTTGTACCTAATCAGAAATCGGGTGCGGCTACAGAATTTACGATTGAGTACGGCAAAGATTCTCAGGAAATTGCTGCTACACCAGAACCGAGTAATTCTCCCGCCATTACCAATTCTTCGCCTTCGCCAAGTGCCTCTGCTTCTCCTAATTTAGACAATAAAGTTATATCAACACCAAAGGCACAGGAGCAAAGCGAAGTACCTCAAGAATTGCGTCAGTATGTAGCTGAGGTAGTCGAGTTAGGCGTGTTGAAATTGCGATCGCAAAATCAGAGTTCAGATATTACTAATACCTTACCGGAACCTAACAAAACTATTACTCGCCGCGAGTATGCACGCTGGCTGGTAGCGGCTAATAATAAGATTTATGCTAATCGTCCAGCGAAACAAATTCGGTTAGCGATAACATCAACTACGGCGGCTTTTACTGATGTCCCAAAAACCGATCCTGATTTTCCAGCAATTCAAGGTTTAGCAGAAGCAGGTTTAATTCCTAGTTCCCTTTCTGGGGATACTAAAAATGTCAAGTTTCGACCAAACGAGCCTTTAACTCGTGCAGCGATGATGCTCTGGAAAGTGCCTCTGGATACTCGTCAAGCTTTGCCTTCAGCTAATATTGATGCGGTGAAAGAAAGGTGGGGTTTTCAAGATACCTCGAAGATTGATTCGGGTGCTGCACGAGCAGTTTTAGCTGATTTCAATAATGGAGATTTAGCTAATATTCGCCGAGTTTTTGGTTTTACAACCCTGTTTCAGCCTAATAAATCTGTTAGCCGTGCAGAGGCGGCGGCAAGTCTTTGGTATTTTGGAGTTGAGGGGGATGGAGTATCAGCGAAGGATGCGCTACAAGAGAAGTCTAATTAG